From the genome of Periplaneta americana isolate PAMFEO1 chromosome 15, P.americana_PAMFEO1_priV1, whole genome shotgun sequence, one region includes:
- the LOC138714856 gene encoding lysophospholipase D GDPD1-like: MCSVVIMVFFAILGGYVLTSVLFFKYPNLIHKRKQIKFKCRHISHRGGAGENYENTMTAFQRALELGTDMLELDCHLSKDGLVVVSHDHNLLRSTGTNCDISEVDYRDMPLLKPELPLDFDPGKTFLGSGNPEERRFALLEDVFKKFPKVPINIDIKIDDDLLIKKVSELITKYNREEYTVWGNFNDLVTKKCYKENPRVNLLFSMKQVVYLVLLMYSGLLPFVPIKETHLEIFLPSIYLSRRKTNPNAAFLPFHSFLARTMDCLLMKRSLFEHLSKRGIQTYLWVLNDEEEFRKAFELGATGVMTDYPSKLKRFLMENPHFQ, encoded by the exons ATGTGCAGTGTTGTGATAATGGTGTTCTTTGCAATATTAGGAGGATATGTACTcacatcagttttatttttcaaatatcctaatttaatacacaagagaaaacaaataaaatttaaatgtcGCCACATAAGTCATCGTGGTG GGGCTGGAGAAAACTATGAAAACACAATGACAGCGTTCCAACG TGCTCTGGAGCTGGGAACAGATATGTTGGAGTTAGACTGTCACTTATCTAAGGACGGTCTTGTTGTTGTCTCCCATGACCACAATCTGTTGAGGAGCACTGGCACCAATTGTGATATCTCAGAGGTTGACTATCGAGACATGCCTCTACTCAAGCCTGAACTTCCACTTGACTTTGATCCTG GTAAAACATTTCTTGGTTCAGGAAATCCAGAGGAGAGAAGATTCGCTCTGTTGGAGGACGTATTTAAAAAATTTCCCAAGGTCCCTATCAATATTGATATAAAAATTGATGACGACTTGCTGATAAAGAAAGTCTCTGagcttataacaaaatataatcgtgAGGAGTATACAGTGTGGGGGAATTTCAATGACCTTGTTACCAAGAAGTGTTATAAAGAA AATCCACGTGTTAATTTGCTATTTTCCATGAAACAAGTTGTGTACCTTGTGCTTCTAATGTACTCAGGACTCCTGCCATTTGTTCCAATAAAAGAAACGCATCTGGAAATATTCCTGCCATCCATTTATTTAAG CAGGAGAAAAACAAATCCAAATGCAGCGTTTCTTCCATTCCACTCATTCTTAGCAAGAACTATGGACTGTCTATTAATGAAGAGATCGCTTTTTGAACATTTGAGTAAAAGAGGCATACAG ACTTATTTGTGGGTGTTGAATGATGAAGAAGAGTTTAGGAAAGCATTCGAGCTAGGTGCTACAGGAGTTATGACAGACTATCCTTCCAAACTGAAAAGatttcttatggaaaatccaCATTTTCAATGA